A section of the Acanthochromis polyacanthus isolate Apoly-LR-REF ecotype Palm Island chromosome 13, KAUST_Apoly_ChrSc, whole genome shotgun sequence genome encodes:
- the LOC110969073 gene encoding protein sel-1 homolog 3, with product MSYLQAVWGLDEVRLLNPPEEALPDHLLETLFSCDEPATVQLDCIVSFETGSVSTLLLRQWTCVPGDPETRTQKLRLPDWLVYQADGIVPDSPWVLSCILRASVRHIGSDDSEGSIAAQDVATLQPKPFFSRPVKQHRLCIAWSTQMLQLTHQFLKKQCLLEQETVHLLSSIYASTGENFGITKSLESYRNEVLEYLRVKAVTFPWCMFSIWIFVTKYCQELMCGILHHIDSHNNYATPTVFLTDSGQLHIQMNGDSGKSSAFVSPFKVPLSEWCRLGVALHGRTVSVSMVCTDKEQRTVRFTEHTWGHNVVLDDTEGYFVIGGGKYIPGVEGYFGPVVYYRNRISPHSQSEAAVPDVIKKVNLTGWLQTCQGFRLEMNMKISGYSLKAKRRTESDTCFDAFHQWMVKQRLPSDPQCEQWEAADPHRKLAAKLVKLLAFKYGGRAVRLAAVGRALYSLSLHKLVRGSSSGVVSRIFPVLLQAGCLADNRALHMSSVLYSTGLGVQKQPVKAWLLALLAAQNDDRLALLHLGHLHHLGLHGVPADPDLAYAYYANIAKQTTVDRENPTPQQTFVEAVYLNNEGVLNLQTNEDHHIFQWLKLQARRGTAEAEQAIARMLFWGQQGVSPNIQEAARHYRRGAVHLEDPVSMYDYGIILLQGQGVEKDIPKAISFLRKAMDQGFVPAINALAWYYEHFKQDYKQAVQLWEQADLLECPEAAFNLGVMYSQGLYPGKAASQYMAYKYYLKSAQRGHIRGATLLANIWTTGMPGFVSRRPSDAVLWVKWAAEHNGYLGSILRKALDSYLKNDMFSSLLYYMMAAELGYAPAQFNVAYLCEQNMGGFLDPVFASHCMWRYYNLTIQSQDPDTYAVIRMGDLLYDGYDDRQKDLFSAAQMYALAALRKNPQGWYNLGLLAEEGYRLPLSILIDLSLSELYLADNSLLLSALYKRCRDSEDADSYLPCSLALFHVYLQSFQKDYGAAIKFSTAVAVVAAPTLLFIIIGLLRRRVLSLN from the exons ATGTCTTACTTACAGGCTGTTTGGGGTTTAGATGAAGTGAGGCTCCTGAATCCTCCAGAGGAAGCTCTGCCGGACCACCTTTTGGAAACGCTCTTCTCTTGTGATGAACCTGCCACAGTGCAGCTGGACTGTATTGTATCTTTTGAAACGGGCTCAGTCTCCACACTCCTGTTAAGACAGTGGACTTGTGTCCCTGGTGACCCTGAAACAAGAACTCAGAAGCTGAGATTGCCGGATTGGTTGGTGTATCAAGCTGATGGGATTGTTCCAGACTCTCCCTGGGTGCTGAGCTGCATCCTTCGAGCCTCGGTCAGACACATTGGATCCGATGATAGTGAGGGGTCTATCGCAGCTCAGGATGTGGCAACGCTGCAGCCTAAGCCCTTCTTTAGTCgacctgtcaaacagcaccgGCTCTGTATAGCCTGGAGCACACAAATGCTGCAATTAACTCAtcagtttttaaagaaacagtgTCTTTTGGAACAAG AAACGGTACATTTGCTGTCTTCAATTTACGCCTCAACTGGAGAAAATTTTGGCATCACAAAGAGCCTGGAGTCCTATAGAAATGAGGTTCTGGAGTACCTGCGAGTTAAAGCCGTTACTTTTCCATG GTGTATGTTTTCCATCTGGATATTTGTAACCAAATACTGCCAAGAACTCATGTGTGGCATTTTACACCATATAGACTCCCATAATAATTATGCTACACCAACAGTGTTCCTCACAGATTCAG GCCAACTACACATCCAGATGAATGGAGATTCTGGGAAATCCTCTGCATTTGTTTCTCCATTCAAGGTGCCTTTAAGTGAGTGGTGTCGACTCGGTGTGGCGTTGCATGGCAGGACC GTAAGTGTCTCCATGGTGTGCACTGATAAGGAGCAGAGAACTGTTCGGTTTACAGAACATAC GTGGGGACATAATGTTGTGTTAGATGACACAGAAGGATATTTCGTGATTGGTGGAGGGAAATATATCCCAGGTGTGGAGGGTTATTTTGGACCGGTGGTGTACTATCGCAACAGAATATCACCTCACAGCCAG TCTGAAGCTGCTGTTCCAGATGTGATTAAGAAAGTGAACCTGACCGGATGGCTGCAGACTTGTCAAGGGTTTCGTCTAGAGATGAATATGAAGATCAGTGGTTATTCACTCAAGGCCAAACGGAGGACAGAGTCTG ACACATGTTTTGATGCTTTCCATCAGTGGATGGTGAAGCAGAGACTACCATCAGATCCCCAGTGTGAGCAGTGGGAGGCAGCTGACCCTCACAGAAAACTTGCTGCAAAACTGGTCAAGTTACTGGCTTTCAAATATG gAGGAAGAGCGGTTCGCCTGGCAGCTGTGGGCAGAGCGCTGTACTCCTTATCGCTTCATAAGCTGGTCAGAGGGAGCAGCAGTGGCGTGGTCAGCAGAATATTTCCAGTGCTGCTCCAAGCTGGCTGCCTAGCTGATAACCGAGCTCTGCACATGTCGTCTGTGCTCTACAGCACTGGACTGGGAGTCCAGAAACAGCCTGTTAAG GCTTGGCTCTTGGCTCTGCTGGCAGCCCAGAATGATGATAGATTGGCGCTTCTTCATCTCGGGCACCTGCACCACCTCGGACTACATGGTGTCCCTGCAGACCCAGATCTGGCCTATGCCTATTATGCAAACATTGCTAAACAGACAACTGTAGACCGTGAAAATCCCAcaccacagcag ACATTTGTGGAGGCTGTTTACTTGAACAATGAAGGAGTGCTGAATCTCCAGACCAATGAAGATCACCATATATTCCAGTGGCTCAAACTGCAGGCACGCAGAGGAACAGCTGAGGCAGAG CAAGCTATCGCCCGCATGCTGTTCTGGGGTCAGCAAGGAGTTTCCCCAAACATCCAGGAGGCTGCGAGACACTACAGAAGGGGAGCTGTCCACTTGGAGGACCCAGTGTCAATGTATGATTATGGGATTATACTTCTGCAG GGACAGGGGGTTGAAAAAGACATTCCAAAAGCCATCTCATTCCTGAGGAAAGCAATGGACCAG GGTTTTGTTCCTGCAATCAACGCCCTGGCCTGGTATTATGAGCATTTTAAGCAGGACTACAAGCAGGCGGTGCAGCTGTGGGAGCAGGCTGATCTCCTTGAGTGTCCAGAGGCAGCTTTTAATCTTGGTGTCATGTACTCACAGGGTCTGTATCCAGGAAAAGCTGCCAGCCAG TATATGGCCTATAAATACTATCTGAAGTCTGCACAGAGAGGACACATCAGGGGAGCAACTTTACTTGCTAACATCTGGACCACTGGAATGCCAGGCTTTGTCAGCAGACGTCCATCAGATGCTGTTTT ATGGGTAAAATGGGCGGCTGAGCACAACGGATACCTCGGCAGCATCTTACGCAAAGCCTTGGATTCATATCTGAAGAATGACAT GTTCAGTTCACTGTTATATTACATGATGGCTGCTGAACTGGGATATGCACCTGCTCAGTTTAATGTGGCGTACCTGTGTGAACAAAATATG GGAGGTTTTCTGGACCCTGTTTTTGCATCACACTGTATGTGGAGGTATTACAACCTCACAATTCAAAGTCAAGATCCTGACACTTATG CCGTTATTAGGATGGGTGACCTGTTGTATGACGGATATGATGACAGGCAGAAAGACTTGTTTTCTGCCGCACAGATGTACGCACTGGCAGCACTGAGGAAAAATCCACAG GGATGGTACAATCTTGGCCTGCTAGCTGAAGAAGGCTACAGGCTGCCACTGTCTATACTGATTGACCTCAGCCTCTCAGAGTTGTACCTGGCAGACAACAGTTTGCTTCTAAGTGCTTTGTACAAAAG ATGCAGAGATTCAGAAGATGCCGACTCATACTTGCCTTGCAGTCTTGCCCTCTTCCATGTGTATCTACAATCATTCCAAAAAGACTATGGTGCTGCTATCAAG TTCTCCACTGCTGTTGCCGTGGTTGCAGCTCCGACTCTGCTCTTCATCATCATCGGTTTGCTCAGAAGACGCGTCCTGTCACTTAACTAG